The genomic DNA GTATGTATTCAGCCGCTGAGCCGGCGGGCTGTTCCGAAGCGGTTAAAAACCCGTAGGTTATGCCAATGGCTCCACTGCTGCTCCTGCTTGCCTGCCTGCCGCTGGCCCCGGCCGATAGCCTGCGCCCCACCAGCCCGGTGCGGCACCTGGCCTACACCTACGCCAACGATTTTTTCTTCGGCACCGATTATTATTTTACCCAGGGAATGACCTTTGACTGGGCGAGCCCGGCGCTGGCCCGCTCGCCCATCAACCGCCTGCTGCCGCGCGGCCCCGCCGGCAGCCTGCGCACCCACGGCGTGGCGCTGCGCTACGATGGCTTCACGCCGCTCAGCATCACCGATGCGCGCATTCGGGTGGGCGACCGGCCCTACGCGGCGTATCTCTACGCTTCGCTGTACCGCATCAACAATCAAGAAGGCAAAAAGCAGCGCCTGACTACGGCCGTCGAAATCGGCTACCTCGGCCCGGCGGCCGGCGGCAAGCTCATCCAGACCAAGCTGCACGAGCTCACCCACAACCCTACCCCCCGCGGCTGGGACCACCAGGTGCGCTCCGACGCCGTGCTGGGCTACCGCGCCAGCCTCGACAAGCAGCTCCTGGCCCTGGGCCGCGCCGCCGAGCTCATTGGCCGCGCCGAGGCCTCGCTGGGCACGCTCTACACCTACGCGGGGGTAGGCGGCCGCCTGCGAGTCGGCAACTTCACGCCCTTTTTTGCCAATGCGAACGCCTCTCGCCCGCCCCGCTGGCAGTGCTACGCCGAGGCCACGCTCAGCGGCCGGCTGGTGGGCTACGATGCCACGCTGCAAGGCGGATTGTTTAATCGAAGCAGCCCGTATATATTGGCTTTCAGCCAACTAAGCCACACGGTGCTGCACAGCACCGGCGGCGTAGTGCTGGCGCACGGCGGCCTCAGCTTCACGGCCACGGCCGTGTACGTGGGGGCTGAGTTTGCGGGCGGCCGCACGCACCGCTGGGGTGTGGTGGGGGTAGGGCGGGATTTTTGATTCAGTTAACAGCTGCTGTTACGCGGTGGTACCGCCCTCCGCGTCAACCTCACCCCCTAGCCCCCTCTCCTGCGGAGAGGGGGAACTAGCTCTAGCTTAGTTTTATAATGCAAATCAATTAGATAAATTAAATATAAAGCTAAAAGATAGTTCCTCCTCTCCGCAGGAGAGGGGGCTAGGGGATGAGGTTGACGCGGAGGGCGACGCTGACCGCGTAATCAGCTGTTAAATGTTAATTGATACCTGTTAACTGAAAAGCTACCGCGCCCGGTGAATGACGAACACGCCGGCCAAAATAACCACCATGCCCGCCGCGTGCCACAGGTTGAAGGCCTCGCCATCGAGCGCGCCCCAGGCCAGCGCCACGATGGGAATGAGGTAGGTGCTCGACGAGGCAAAAAGCGTAGTGGAGCGCTGCAACAGCATGTTAAACAGCAGCGTAGCCACGGCCGTGCTCAGCGTGGCCAGCAGCGCGATGTAGCCAAACGCCGCCCACGCGCCCGGCACCGTGGCCAGCTTGTGCGCGAAGCCCGTGCCCAGCAGCAAATACGCCAGCGCCGGCCCCCCGATAATAAGCAGCAGCAGCGACGTCACGGCCACCGGCGTGAGCGCGTGCAGCCGGTATTTTATCACGTTCACGCTCAGGCCGTAGCCGATGGTGGCCAGCACGATGTAGCCGCCGTACCAGGCGTTGCCCGCGCCGCCGGGGGCAGGGCCATCGGCGGCGCTGCCGCCCAGCAGCATCAGCACCAGCGTGCCCGCCAGGCCCAGCCCGATGCCCAGCACCCGCGCCCCGGTGAGGCGCTGCCCAAAAAACAGCGCACCCATCAGCAGCGCAAACACCGCCGTGAGCGCATTGAGCACGCCCGCCAGCCCCGAGGCCAGCCGCGTTTCGGCGTAGGCAAACAAAAATGCCGGAATCAGCGTGCCCACCGTGCCGCCGAGGGCCAGCCACTTGAGCCGGCTGCGCTCGACGCGCCCGATTTCGCGCAGCGCAAACGGCAGCAGCAGCAGCGCCGCTACGCTCACCCGCGTGGCCCCCAGCTCCACCGCCGAAAACACCACTAAGCCCTTCTTGATCAGGATAAACGACGTGCCCCAGATGAGCGACAGCACCAGCAGCAGCCCCCAGGCCGCCGCCGAGGGCGCTGGGCCCGCCGCCGGCCCCACCTCGGGCGCGGCCGATACGGCGGGGGGCGTCAGCTCGGCGGGCGTGGTGGGGGCGAGGGGGGGTAGGGCGGAGGCAGGCATGGGGCAAAATTACGGCCGGTAGCCGCGCCTGGCCGGTCCGCCGCTGGCGGCACCAGCGGCGCTGCCGTAACATTGCCGCAGATTTTGTACCCGTCACGCAGTGAGTTACTCAATAGAACGTCATTCCGAGCTTGCCGAGGAATCTCGCTCGCATCGTTCGGGCTTCGTGCAACGATGCGAGCGAGATTCCTCGGCAAGCTCGGAATGACGTTCTTTTTTGTTCCCTACTCCGTTAAGGAATATTAACAGCTTACTCGTAGCCCCTACCCCCCATGACTTCGCCCAACGCCCCCGCCCTCTCGCCCCAGGACCAGGAAAAAGCCCAGGCCGCCGCCGCCGCCGTGCGCTGGGTGCGCGATGGCATGGTGCTGGGCCTGGGCACCGGCACCACATCGGCCCACTTCATCACCCAGCTCGGCGAGCGGGTGCGCCAGGGCCTCAAGGTGCAGGGCCTCGCCACCTCGCTGGCCAGCGAGGCGCTGGCGCGGCAGGTGGGCATTCCGCTGCTGGAGCCCCGGCGCGGCCTCACCTTCGACCTGACCGTGGATGGGGCCGATGAGCTCGACCCCGAGCTGCGCCTTATCAAGGGCGGCGGCGGGGCGCTGCTGCGCGAAAAAGTGCTCGAAACGGCCACGCGCTACCTGCTCGTCATTGTCGATTCGAGCAAGCTGGTGCCGCGCCTGGGCCGGTTTCCACTGCCGCTGGAAGTGGTGCCCTTCGCTCTGCCCTGGGTGCTCGATGCGGTCGAAAAGCTCGGCGGCGCGCCCGCCCTGCGCATGGCCAAAGACGACCCCAGCGCCCCCGTATATTCCGACCAGAAAAACCTGCTGGTGGATTGCCACTTCGGGCAAATCGCTGATGCTGAGCACTTGGCCGCGCAACTCAAAACCATTCCCGGCATTGTCGAGCACGGCCTGTTTCTGGGCCTGGCGCGGGCGGCCGTTATCATCCAGGATGGGCAGGCGCGGGTGCTGCGGCCGGGCCAGGCTGCCCGGCCCGCCACCGAGTTCACCGAGCTGCCGTAGGGGGGTAGGGCCGCGCCCTACCCCCTGCTCAGAGCCGGAACTGCGCGCCCAGCTTCACGCCAAAGTTGTGGGCGTTGGGCAGGTCGCGATAGGTGAGGCGGTGAATGAAATCGACGCGTAAGAACTTGAAAATGTTCTCGATACCATAGCCCGCCTCCAGGTAAGGAACGGCGCTGTTCAGGGAATGCAGGCGCACCAGGGGGTTGCCGTTCATGTCGAATGGGGGCAGCAGGTTCTGGTTGGCCTGCGTAAGCCCACCATACAGGCCGTTGGCCGTGGCAACGAGCCGCCAGTTGAAGCGCTTGATAACCGGAATGGCATTCAGAATTACCCCTTCGAAATGATGGTCGAGGCGCAGCGATACCGAGCGGTCGGTCACAAACTCGAAATAACGCATCAGGTTGAACGAGTTGACGTTGAAGAACGGCGTTTCGTTGCCCAGCGGCGTTTTCAGGATGATGTACGGGACGGTATTGGGAATGTAGCTGCCCTCCACCCGGTAGGCCAGGCGGCCGAAGTGCCCGGCCGATACGCTGTGCGTTACCAGGAGGTTGAATTTCTGGTAAATCGGATGGTTGCTGTCATCGAAGAGGTTGCGCGAGCCCAGCGTGTAGCGAAAGGTGAACACCGGCCACTTTTTG from Hymenobacter psoromatis includes the following:
- a CDS encoding permease, with amino-acid sequence MLIKKGLVVFSAVELGATRVSVAALLLLPFALREIGRVERSRLKWLALGGTVGTLIPAFLFAYAETRLASGLAGVLNALTAVFALLMGALFFGQRLTGARVLGIGLGLAGTLVLMLLGGSAADGPAPGGAGNAWYGGYIVLATIGYGLSVNVIKYRLHALTPVAVTSLLLLIIGGPALAYLLLGTGFAHKLATVPGAWAAFGYIALLATLSTAVATLLFNMLLQRSTTLFASSSTYLIPIVALAWGALDGEAFNLWHAAGMVVILAGVFVIHRAR